From the genome of Glycine max cultivar Williams 82 chromosome 2, Glycine_max_v4.0, whole genome shotgun sequence, one region includes:
- the LOC100813204 gene encoding histidine kinase 4 isoform X2 codes for MGLSLKMQNHHPVALRLHDQMGSKRKYTFIQAHRAWLPKFLLLWILLMALISWCIYSKMDDDTKVRRKEVLGSLCDQRARMLQDQFSVSVNHVHALAILVSTFHYYSYPSAIDQETFAEYTARTAFERPLLSGVAYAQRVVNSERERFEKEHGWVIKTMERKSSLVRDEYAPVIFAQQTVSYLESIDMMSGEEDRENILRARATGKAVLTSPFRLLGSHHLGVVLTFPVYKSKLPQKPTVEERIEATAGYVGGSFDVESLVKNLLGQLDGNQAILVNVYDVTNYTNPLIMYGNQYQEGDMSLAHESKLDFGDPYRKHQMICRYHQKAPTNWIALTTAFLFFVILFLVGYILYSAGNHIVKVEDDFHEMQELKVRAEAADVAKSQFLATVSHEIRTPMNGILGMLALLLDTELSSTQRDYAQTAQACGKALITLINEVLDRAKIEAGKLELEAVPFDLRSIIDDVLSLFSEKSRHKGLELAVFVSDKVPDIVMGDPGRFRQIITNLVGNSVKFTEQGHIFVKVHLADNRKSMMNGKHETFLNGESDEVFYISGDYHFKTLSGCEAADERNSWDNFKHLIADKEYGLDSSRETMAACESSEQVTLRVCVEDTGIGIPFSAQDRIFMPFVQADSSTSRNYGGTGIGLSISKCLVELMGGQINFISRPQVGSTFSFTAVCGAFKKSSVTDKKENLEDLPSNFRGMKVIVVDGKPVRASVTRYHLKRLGILVKVANSISKAVALCGKTGSLTSGMFQPDIIMVEKDTWISGEDGIFNIWKQNGRMFKMPKMILLATNIISAEFDKAKATGFTDTVIMKPLRASMVAACLQQVLGMGKRRQLGKDMPNGFLHSLLYGKKILVVDDNGVNRRVAAGALKKFGADVKCAESGKAALEMLQLPHNFDACFMDIQMPEMDGFEATSRIRMMESKANEEMNNGNEWHVPILAMTADVIHATYDKCMKCGMDGYVSKPFEEENLYQEVAKFFKSKTMSDS; via the exons ATGGGTCTTAGCTTGAAGATGCAGAACCACCATCCTGTGGCTTTGAGGTTGCATGATCAAATGGGGTCTAAGAGAAAGTACACTTTCATTCAAGCTCATAGAGCTTGGCTTCCAAAGTTTCTGCTGCTGTGGATCCTGCTAATGGCTTTGATCAGTTGGTGCATCTATAGCAAAATGGATGATGACACTAAAGTCAGAAGGAAAGAGGTTTTGGGTAGCCTCTGTGATCAAAGGGCAAGAATGTTGCAAGACCAGTTTAGTGTTAGTGTTAACCATGTCCATGCCCTTGCCATCCTTGTTTCAACCTTCCATTACTACAGTTACCCTTCTGCCATTGACCAG GAAACCTTTGCTGAGTATACAGCCAGGACGGCCTTTGAAAGGCCATTGCTGAGTGGTGTGGCCTATGCACAAAGAGTTGTTAACTCTGAGAGGGAGAGATTTGAGAAAGAACATGGATGGGTCATAAAGACAATGGAAAGAAAGTCTTCACTGGTTAGAGATGAGTATGCGCCGGTGATCTTCGCGCAACAAACTGTCTCATATCTTGAGTCTATTGATATGATGTCTGGGGAG GAGGATCGAGAAAACATTTTAAGGGCTAGAGCCACTGGGAAAGCGGTTCTGACTAGCCCTTTCAGGCTGTTGGGTTCTCACCATCTTGGTGTGGTTTTAACATTCCCCGTGTACAAATCTAAGCTCCCCCAGAAGCCAACAGTGGAAGAACGCATTGAAGCAACTGCAGG ATATGTTGGAGGATCCTTTGATGTTGAGTCCCTTGTAAAGAATTTACTTGGGCAACTTGATGGTAACCAAGCAattttggtgaatgtatatgaTGTTACAAACTATACTAATCCCCTAATCATGTATGGCAACCAATATCAAGAAGGCGATATGTCTCTTGCCCATGAAAGCAAGCTTGATTTTGGAGATCCATACAGGAAACATCAGATGATATGTAG gtaCCATCAGAAGGCACCGACAAATTGGATAGCTCTTACCACGGCATTCCTATTCTTTGTGATACTTTTTTTAGTGGGTTACATTTTATACAGTGCTGGAAATCATATTGTTAAAGTCGAAGATGATTTCCATGAAATGCAGGAATTGAAAGTCCGAGCAGAAGCAGCTGATGTTGCCAAGTCCCAG tttctAGCTACGGTCTCTCATGAAATTAGAACACCCATGAATGGTATTTTAG GAATGCTTGCTCTGCTTCTGGATACCGAATTGAGTTCAACCCAACGAGATTATGCTCAGACTGCTCAAGCATGCGGCAAGGCACTGATAACATTAATAAATGAGGTGCTGGACCGTGCTAAAATTGAAGCTGGCAAGTTAGAGCTGGAGGCTGTTCCATTTGATCTTCGGTCCATAATTGATGAtgtcctttctcttttttctgaGAAATCTAGACACAAAGGTTTAGAG CTGGCTGTGTTTGTTTCTGACAAAGTTCCAGATATTGTCATGGGAGATCCTGGGAGATTCAgacaaataataacaaatctTGTTGGCAACTCTGTTAAA TTTACTGAACAAGGGCATATATTTGTTAAAGTCCATCTAGCGGACAACCGAAAGTCCATGATGAATGGAAAACACGAGACTTTTCTAAATGGAGAATCAGATGAAGTTTTCTATATATCTGGTGATTATCATTTCAAAACCTTAAGTGGATGTGAAGCAGCTGATGAACGGAACAGTTGGGATAATTTTAAGCATCTAATAGCTGACAAAGAATATGGCCTTGATTCTTCTAGAGAAACAATGGCTGCTTGTGAATCTTCCGAGCAAGTCACATTGAGGGTATGCGTggaggacactggaattggaaTTCCTTTCTCAGCTCAGGATAGGATATTCATGCCATTTGTGCAGGCTGACAGCTCGACCTCACGAAATTATGGGGGTACTGGAATTGGCTTGAGTATCAGTAAATGTCTGGTTGAGCTAATGGGTGGTCAGATAAACTTCATAAGTCGACCCCAGGTTGGGAGCACCTTTTCTTTTACTGCAGTTTGTGGAGCATTTAAGAAAAGTTCAGTTACTGACAAGAAGGAAAATTTGGAAGATCTGCCTTCAAATTTTAGAGGGATGAAAGTCATTGTGGTTGATGGGAAGCCTGTTAGAGCTTCCGTGACTAGATACCATTTGAAGAGACTAGGGATACTAGTTAAAGTTGCAAATAGCATCAGTAAGGCTGTTGCTTTATGTGGTAAAACTGGTTCTTTGACATCAGG AATGTTCCAGCCCGATATTATCATGGTTGAGAAGGACACATGGATATCTGGAGAGGATGGCATTTTCAATATATGGAAACAGAATGGTCGTATGTTTAAGATGCCTAAAATGATCCTTCTGGCAACCAATATTATTAGTGCCGAATTTGATAAAGCTAAGGCCACAGGTTTTACTGATACTGTGATCATGAAGCCTCTGAGAGCTAGTATGGTGGCTGCTTGTCTTCAGCAAGTTTTGGGGATGGGGAAGAGGAGGCAGCTAGGGAAAGACATGCCTAATGGTTTTCTACATAGCCTTCTCTATGGAAAGAAAATTTTGGTGGTCGATGACAATGGGGTAAACCGGAGAGTTGCAGCAGGTGCACTAAAAAAGTTTGGTGCTGATGTGAAGTGTGCTGAAAGTGGCAAAGCCGCACTTGAAATGCTTCAATTGCCTCACAAT
- the LOC100819789 gene encoding pentatricopeptide repeat-containing protein At1g31430, translating to MQCSKLLKGTYISLLKSCKSMSQLKQIQAHIFCFGLQQDRDILNKLMAFSMDSSLGDFNYANRIFNHIHHPSLFIYNLMIKAFVKRGSLRSAISLFQQLRERGVWPDNYTYPYVLKGIGCIGEVREGEKIHAFVVKTGLEFDPYVCNSLMDMYAELGLVEGFTQVFEEMPERDAVSWNIMISGYVRCKRFEEAVDVYRRMQMESNEKPNEATVVSTLSACAVLRNLELGKEIHDYIANELDLTPIMGNALLDMYCKCGCVSVAREIFDAMIVKNVNCWTSMVTGYVICGQLDQARYLFERSPSRDVVLWTAMINGYVQFNHFEDAIALFGEMQIRGVEPDKFIVVTLLTGCAQLGALEQGKWIHNYIDENRIKMDAVVSTALIEMYAKCGCIEKSLEIFNGLKDMDTTSWTSIICGLAMNGKTSEALELFEAMQTCGLKPDDITFVAVLSACGHAGLVEEGRKLFHSMSSIYHIEPNLEHYGCFIDLLGRAGLLQEAEELVKKLPDQNNEIIVPLYGALLSACRTYGNIDMGERLATALAKVKSSDSSLHTLLASIYASADRWEDVRKVRSKMKDLGIKKVPGYSAIEVDG from the coding sequence ATGCAGTGTTCAAAACTACTGAAGGGAACATACATTTCTCTTCTCAAAAGCTGCAAATCCATGTCCCAATTGAAGCAAATTCAGGCCCACATATTCTGTTTTGGCCTTCAACAAGACAGAGACATCCTCAACAAGCTCATGGCCTTTTCCATGGACTCATCCCTAGGGGATTTTAACTATGCAAACAGAATCTTCAACCACATTCATCACCCCTCCTTGTTTATCTACAACCTCATGATCAAGGCCTTTGTGAAAAGGGGTAGTTTAAGGAGTGCCATTTCTCTTTTTCAGCAGCTGAGGGAACGTGGGGTGTGGCCCGATAACTACACCTACCCTTATGTTTTGAAGGGTATTGGTTGCATTGGGGAGGTTAGGGAAGGGGAAAAGATTCATGCTTTTGTGGTTAAGACTGGCCTTGAGTTTGACCCTTATGTGTGTAACTCCTTGATGGATATGTATGCTGAGTTGGGCCTGGTTGAGGGGTTCACACAGGTGTTTGAGGAAATGCCTGAGAGGGATGCGGTTTCTTGGAACATCATGATTTCGGGTTATGTCAGATGCAAGAGGTTTGAGGAGGCTGTTGATGTTTACCGGCGGATGCAGATGGAGAGCAATGAGAAGCCCAATGAAGCCACGGTTGTGAGCACTCTGTCGGCTTGTGCGGTATTGAGAAATTTGGAGCTTGGCAAGGAAATCCATGATTACATTGCAAATGAACTGGACCTTACTCCTATAATGGGGAATGCTTTGTTGGACATGTATTGTAAGTGTGGGTGTGTGAGCGTGGCCAGGGAGATTTTCGATGCAATGATCGTGAAGAATGTGAATTGTTGGACCAGTATGGTAACTGGGTATGTGATCTGTGGTCAGTTGGATCAAGCTCGGTATTTGTTTGAGAGGAGTCCAAGTAGGGATGTTGTTCTTTGGACAGCTATGATTAATGGGTATGTGCAGTTTAATCATTTTGAAGATGCAATCGCATTATTTGGGGAGATGCAGATCAGAGGTGTGGAACCAGATAAGTTCATTGTGGTTACTCTCCTTACAGGTTGTGCTCAATTGGGAGCTCTGGAGCAGGGCAAGTGGATTCATAATTACATAGATGAAAACAGAATTAAGATGGATGCTGTGGTTAGTACTGCCCTTATTGAAATGTATGCTAAATGTGGTTGCATAGAAAAATCTTTGGAAATTTTTAATGGATTGAAGGATATGGACACGACCTCATGGACTTCAATTATTTGTGGGCTGGCCATGAATGGTAAAACAAGTGAAGCACTTGAGTTGTTTGAAGCAATGCAAACATGTGGATTAAAACCTGATGATATTACTTTTGTTGCTGTTTTAAGTGCTTGTGGTCATGCAGGATTGGTCGAAGAGGGCCGCAAGTTATTTCATTCCATGTCAAGTATATATCACATTGAGCCAAATTTAGAGCACTACGGGTGTTTCATTGACCTTCTTGGTCGAGCCGGACTTTTACAAGAGGCAGAGGAGTTGGTGAAGAAGTTACCAGATCAAAACAACGAAATAATAGTTCCACTTTATGGAGCTTTGCTAAGCGCCTGCCGAACTTATGGCAATATTGATATGGGTGAAAGGCTTGCTACAGCCCTAGCAAAAGTTAAATCCAGCGATTCAAGTCTTCATACACTTCTTGCTAGCATTTATGCTTCTGCTGACAGATGGGAAGATGTGAGAAAGGTGAGAAGTAAGATGAAAGATCTAGGAATCAAAAAGGTGCCAGGATATAGTGCCATTGAGGTGGATGGCTAG